The genomic stretch TCTTCATCGCCGAGATCTCCGGCACCTTCGACCGCGAGCTCGAGAGCGGCGGGACCGTTCCGGCCGGCCTCGGTCCGGGGGTGTCGTACACCGCCACCATCCAGTACGACGTCTCGCTCGCCGGCGCCGATCTCGAGTCCTCGCCCACCGCGTTCCGCTCCGACCTCGATGCATCGACCACGCAGTTCGTCGTCGAGGCCGGCGGCCAGACCTGGTCGCTGCCCTCTTCGGCCACGCTGACGCCGGACCTGTACGTGGAACACCGCATCCAGGCGAACCCCTTCCCCGGCCACTTCGAACTCTCCGCGACCGCCGGGCCCGACGCCGCGGACTTCCCCGGACTGTTCGGCCCGACGAACACGGCCTCGGGGCGGTTGCTCCTGCTGTACCAGGACGTGCAGTTGTGGAACGACACGGTCCTGCCGGCGAGCGAGCACATCAGCGATCCGGCGCAGATCGACCTCGCGAACGCTTCGTTGCAGCTCTTCCGCGTGAGCGCGGCCAACGGCGACTCGTTCTGGCGCGTCTACGACGACGATCCCGCGGTGTCCCTCCGTATCGAACAAGGTCCCGTGACCACCGATGAGGGATCGTGGACGAAGGTGAAGGCCCTGTTCGACGAGTGATCGCCACATCATCCCGGGGGGAGGGAGCGGCACGGGGCGACGGCCACGACGTCGGCTTGTCGCCGCGGTGCGCGCTCGGGTATGCTCGGTAAGACCCTGTTGCCTGCGCCTCCATCGCAATCCGTTCTCCACGCCCGGCCGCGTGCGTCCGGGCCGCGCCCACATCCGGAGTCGTATCCATGAAGTCCACTCTCGCCATCGCCCTCGTGCTCCTGCTCGGGGCCACGCCCGCCGCCGCCCAGCCCTTCCTCATCGCCGAGATCTCCGGCATTTTCGACCGCGAGTTCGAGAGCGGCGGGACCGTTCCGGCCGGTCTCGGTCCGGGGGTGTCGTACACCGCCACCATCCAGTACGACATCTCCCTCGCCGGGCCCGACGCATTCGCCTCGCCGACCGAGTTCCGCTCCAACCTCGATCCGGCGACCACGCAGTTCGTGATGGAGGCCAGTGGCCAGGTGTGGTCGCTGCCCTCGTCCACCACGCTGGCACCGATCCTGTACGTGACGCATCGGATCCAGACGGCGACGGCGGTCGGCGACTTCGAGCTCGCTTCGAGCGCCCAGCCCGACGTTGCGGACTTCCCCGGACTGTTCGGTCCGTCGAGCACGGCCACGGGACAGCTCCTCGTGAACTTCGAGGACCCGCAGCTCTGGAACGACACGGTGCTGCCGGCGAGCGAGCACATCAGCGATCCGGCGCAGATCGACCTCGCGAGCGCCTCCTCGCAGCTCTTCCGCGTGAACGCGAACAATCGCAACTCGACCTGGCGCGTCTACGACGACGACCCCACGATCACCCTGCGCATCGAACAGGGGCCGGTGACCACCGACGAGGGCTCGTGGACGAAGGTGAAGGCCCTGTTCGACGAGTGATCGCTGCCGAGTTCCGCGACGGAAGGAATCCCGCATGATCCACGGACGCCTCGTCACCCTGCCCACCGAAGGCTTCAGCGACGTCCACGACGTCACCGACGAGGTCCGTACGACCCTGCACGAATCCGGGGTGACCGAGGGCGTGGCCAACGTCTTCTCGATCGGCTCGACGGCCTCGGTCACCACGCTCGAGTACGAACCCGCCCTGGTGAAGGACCTGCAGGAAGCGCTCGAGAAGCTGTGGCCGCACGACATGCGCAGCCATCATTCGGAGACCTGGGGCGACGACAACGGCTTCTCGCACCTGCGTTCGGCCTTCGTCGGTTCCGACCTCACCGTTCCCGTGCACCAGGGTGAGCTCGTGCTCGGCACCTGGCAGCAGGTCGTCGTGATCTGCCACGACAACCGGCCGCGCCAACGGAAGGTGTTCGTGCAGGTCGTCGGGGAGTGAGGGGCGGCGGATCCCGCCGAGTGCCCTATCCTTCCCCCGTCGATCCTCGCGCACGGTCGGCCGCCCGCGGGCGGCATCCTCCTGTCTTCCGTCGTCTCCCTGGAGTGTCGACCCATGCTCTCCGCCCTGTTGCTGGCGCTGCTCACCGCGAGCACCGCTGCCGCGGACACGTCCGCGACCCCGACTCCCACGCACGAACTCCGCACCCGTATCGTCGATCCCGTACCCCTGGTGCCCGACCTTCCGTCGAGCGTGCGGCTCGACGCCGAGACCACGCAGAGCGGCGCCTTCACCACCACCGGCGAAGCCCTGCAGGCGTTGCCCTCGGTGCACGGCGTGCAGCGTGGCGCAGGTCAGGTGGAACCGGTGATCCGCGGCCTCGGCAGCGAGCGCGTGCGGACCCAGGTCGGTCCGCTGCCCTTGTTCGGAGCATGTCCGGGCAAGATGGACCCACCCGTGAACATGCTGCCCCTGCTCGCCGCCGACGAGATGACCGTGGTCGAGGGCCTGGCTCCCGTGGCGCTGGGTACGGCCGGCACGGGCGGACGCATCGTGCTCGACGACGAACTCCGTCGTTTCACCGTTCCCGACCTGGTCGGATGGCTGCGCGGCGGCTTCGACGGTGCTCGCAACGCCACCGTGGGCGAACTGCGGGTCGACCGGCGCATCGCCGGCGTCGACACCCGCGTCGCCCTCGAGGCCGTCGACGCCGGTGACTACGAGGACGCTCGCGGACGCACCGTGCCGAGCGCGCAGGAAGTGGTGCACGGCGTGCTGTCGGTAGCCGGTGATCCCGACCAGCGCACACGCGCATGGATGACCCTGAACGTGGGGAGCGAAGACCGGACCCTCTTCCCCGCCCTGCCCATGGACATGCGCCGCAGCGACATCGGCATGCTCACCGGTGGCGTGCGTCGCGCCGTCGACGACGAAACCCACTGGGAGCTGCGCGTCGGCGGCTCGCGGATCGACCACTCGATGGACAACCAGCTCAAGTCGAACCGCACGATGATGGAAGCGAACACCGAGTCCGAGGCCAGCAG from Candidatus Krumholzibacteriia bacterium encodes the following:
- a CDS encoding secondary thiamine-phosphate synthase enzyme YjbQ, producing the protein MIHGRLVTLPTEGFSDVHDVTDEVRTTLHESGVTEGVANVFSIGSTASVTTLEYEPALVKDLQEALEKLWPHDMRSHHSETWGDDNGFSHLRSAFVGSDLTVPVHQGELVLGTWQQVVVICHDNRPRQRKVFVQVVGE